The following are encoded in a window of Fusarium falciforme chromosome 11, complete sequence genomic DNA:
- a CDS encoding Nucleotid-trans domain-containing protein — protein MKMMMDEVFLSRLNRRKGVFIAMGLLVLFGLAIHMWGFYFAEAIEALPTFKDPASEQPPQKTAPVPAPDDMSGLMHALWKPFLHDLNETKFVSKEGYNYEIAKDNYRWRKPLGKKLLILDVDTRVDEGVGAMMNTSKLNPKEMVGRTGGMMNHYLYAMIHGYDYRFIRAPNYSDRHGTWVKVPMIQEALKTHEFVVFLDADAVFMYPHMPFEWLMSLWNITENTLVAMASDPDSPRNRDHKGKPMWNTGFVVARQSERTQELFTNWEACPTEKKYDGCKKWAKDWAHEQAAFANYVRYDYDSDEELRPIPCMDGNGAPYIGDKSCGGVFVRHHWFHKDYPVGDLHQAILEAFVNRLHDGFHQDKKKTFLDASNKSYPLNRLQV, from the exons atgaagatgatgatggacgaGGTGTTCCTCAGCCGGCTCAATCGGCGGAAAGGCGTTTTCATCGCCATGGGCCTGCTGGTTCTTTTCGGCTTGGCGATTCACATGTGGGGTTTCTACTTTGCCGAAGCCATCGAGGCTCTACC AACATTCAAGGACCCAGCTTCAGAGCAGCCGCCTCAAAAGACCGCCCCGGTCCCAGCCCCGGATGACATGTCAGGATTGATGCACGCGCTGTGGAAGCCTTTTCTGCACGATCTTAATGAGACAAAATTCGTTTCCAAGGAGGGGTACAATTACGAGATTGCCAAGGACAACTACCGATGGAGGAAGCCGCTCGGCAAGAAGCTGCTCATTCTCGATGTCGACACTCGCGTGGATGAGGGAGTCGGTGCTATGATGAACACGTCCAAGTTGAACCCCAAGGAGATGGTTGGACGAACTGGTGGAATGATGAATCACTACCTCTATG CCATGATTCACGGCTACGATTATCGATTCATTCGAGCCCCTAACTACTCTGACCGACATGGCACATGGGTCAAGGTGCCCATGATCCAGGAAGCCCTCAAGACGCACGAGtttgtcgtcttcctcgaCGCCGATGCCGTCTTCATGTATCCCCACATGCCCTTCGAGTGGCTCATGTCCCTCTGGAACATCACCGAAAACACCCTCGTCGCCATGGCCAGCGATCCCGACTCCCCCCGCAACCGCGACCACAAGGGCAAGCCCATGTGGAACACTGGTTTCGTCGTCGCCCGCCAGAGCGAGCGCACCCAGGAGCTCTTCACCAACTGGGAGGCCTGTCCCACCGAGAAGAAGTACGACGGATGCAAGAAGTGGGCAAAGGATTGGGCGCACGAACAGGCTGCATTTGCCAACTACGTTCGCTACGATTACGATTCCGACGAGGAGCTTCGACCTATTCCCTGCATGGACGGCAACGGTGCCCCGTACATTGGCGACAAGTCTTGCGGAGGTGTCTTTGTGAGGCATCACTGGTTCCACAAGGATTACCCCGTTGGCGACCTTCACCAGGCCATCCTCGAGGCGTTTGTGAACCGCCTGCACGACGGTTTTCaccaggacaagaagaagacgttCCTGGATGCGAGCAACAAGAGCTACCCTCTGAACCGGTTACAGGTTTAA
- a CDS encoding Alpha-carbonic anhydrase domain-containing protein, translating to MRGLHLLATAVHVTATLSCALHENHQQLVNRKRHVSPRAAPGDTDWAYEASFNWGRLNPDYALCQTGTQQSPIALSLNNGLSLNHIPEFNYPDSVAGNFYNWGYGPAFTVTHEDGVWDQNPSFSFDNETVYLKGWHIHAPADHSVGGDRSKAELHLVHVDAKGHERAVLAIRLDPGNRDNQFLAQLPPMIGFNETDITEPAELNHRLALESVLYFNEFWTYQGSLTSPPCHEGIRWFVARQIMFTGVQQMRDILGASTYSARAEQEVWLHRINE from the exons ATGCGcggcctccatctccttgcgACAGCGGTGCATGTCACTGCCACACTCTCATGCGCCCTACACGAGAATCACCAACAGCTCGTCAACAGGAAACGGCATGTCAGTCCCCGGGCGGCGCCAGGGGACACGGATTGGGCATACGAGGCGTCCTTTAACTGGGGCCGCCTCAATCCTG ATTATGCCCTCTGCCAGACCGGCACACAGCAGTCGCCCATTGCCCTGAGCCTCAACAATGGGCTGTCGCTGAACCACATCCCCGAGTTCAACTATCCTGATAGCGTGGCGGGTAACTTTTACAACTGGGGTTACGGCCCGGCCTTTACCGTGACGCACGAGGATGGTGTATGGGACCAGAACCCATCCTTCTCATTCGACAACGAGACTGTCTATCTCAAGGGCTGGCACATCCACGCCCCGGCAGATCATTCCGTGGGAGGAGATCGGTCCAAGGCGGAGCTGCATCTCGTCCACGTTGACGCCAAAGGCCACGAGCGAGCCGTCTTAGCCATCCGCCTCGACCCCGGTAATCGGGACAACCAGTTTCTAGCCCAGCTGCCGCCCATGATCGGCTTCAACGAGACGGATATCACGGAACCGGCAGAGCTGAACCATCGGCTGGCGCTCGAGAGCGTGCTTTACTTTAACGAGTTCTGGACCTACCAGGGCAGCCTGACAAGTCCCCCCTGCCACGAGGGCATCCGGTGGTTCGTGGCCAGGCAAATCATGTTTACGGGCGTGCAGCAGATGAGGGACATTCTGGGGGCGAGCACGTACAGCGCCCGTGCCGAGCAGGAGGTTTGGCTGCACAGGATTAACGAGTGA
- a CDS encoding Lactamase-B domain-containing protein, translated as MAVRQLLTTLLGLASVVSATALPKASCSPQDLINEALEALGGEDKIGEIKGLTYHSPRIFRSRSLMQSYELTRADTYVATSGSQNISFRVDQGFLEQRIDRHLVPSNHWHWGSQELKPLAFSLVVNEGKDGFACYVKGNNQIYLPQELAPGYTDSALTYNLIVQAQMFSPHLIYRMRDTKSISAITVDINGIEFPAVHDPSREITVILDPKSKVPYIIRTAEQHPIYGESTKDLYLSDYKKVKGIQFPHLVQTIYNSTTQNLNQVLEDFIIEEVTLNPKFPKGFFDGIDEEKSFAPKTGPKKIPGVLDGVVTEFNTNMLGTAFKNASIENLQVETPLKDFPYVHWAIVDDGDEMGVKQLVIEFENEVIVCDAPPQWSKAVMQWVTENLKKPITHVAPTHHHGDHAGGTADYVAAGAKLIVPEMAVDYWSSIPGATFVTFNQTHPYVHRDNKIQAWFNWEQQAVHAADWSYVTITERCPTANSTMVAFEADAWEAGLDAEISNQGLMRQWLNQILTDGLSRDAIVFPAHGKVTPLSELINITAFPYPDFDVTHWKQGAALC; from the exons ATGGCTGTCAGGCAACTCCTGACAACTCTCCTGGGCCTTGCCTCTGTGGTGAGCGCAACCGCCTTGCCCAAGGCATCGTGCTCTCCTCAAGATCTTATTAATGAAGCTCTTGAGGCACTTGGAGGCGAAGACAAGATTGGAGAAATCAAGGGGCTGACCTACCACTCCCCACG AATCTTCCGCTCCCGCAGCCTTATGCAGAGCTACGAGCTCACGCGTGCCGACACCTACGTTGCAACCTCTGGGTCACAGAATATTTCCTTCAGAGTGGACCAGGGGTTCCTAGAGCAGCGGATCGACCGCCATCTTGTTCCTTCAA ACCATTGGCATTGGGGATCGCAGGAGCTCAAGCCTCTTGCTTTTTCACTAGTTGTGAATGAAGGCAAGGATGGATTTGCTTGCTATGTCAAGGGGAACAACCAGATTTACCTCCCTCAGGAGCTTGCCCCGGGTTACACTGATT CTGCCCTGACCTACAACCTTATCGTGCAGGCTCAGATGTTCTCGCCCCATCTGATCTATCGC ATGAGAGATACCAAGTCGATTTCAGCCATCACGGTTGATATCAACGGAATTGAGTTCCCAGCTG TCCATGATCCCAGCCGCGAGATCACCGTCATTCTCGAccccaagtccaaggtcCCCTACATCATCCGCACAGCCGAGCAGCACCCCATCTATGGCGAGTCCACTAAGGACCTCTACCTCTCCGACTAcaagaaggtcaagggcaTTCAATTCCCCCACCTCGTGCAGACCATCTACAACTCGACCACCCAGAACCTCAACCAGGTGCTCGAAGACTTTATCATTGAAGAGGTCACTCTCAACCCCAAGTTTCCAAAGGGTTTCTTTGACGGTAtcgatgaggagaagagctTTGCCCCCAAGACTGGGCCAAAGAAAATTCCCGGTGTCCTGGATGGGGTTGTTACCgagttcaacaccaacatgcTCGGAACCGCCTTCAAGAATGCCAGCATTGAGAACCTCCAGGTCGAGACTCCGCTGAAGGATTTTCCTTACGTTCACTGGGCCAttgtcgacgatggtgacGAGATGGGTGTCAAGCAACTGGTCATTGAGTTTGAGAACGAGGTTATTGTGTGCGATGCACCCCCTCAATGGAGCAAGGCTGTGATGCAGTGGGTTACTGAGAACTTGAAGAAGCCCATCACTCACGTCGCG CCTACCCACCACCACGGTGATCACGCCGGAGGAACCGCCGATTACGTCGCTGCTGGCGCCAAGCTCATCGTGCCCGAGATGGCCGTCGACTACTGGTCTAGCATCCCCGGTGCGACTTTCGTCACCTTCAA CCAAACCCACCCCTATGTCCACCGTGACAACAAGATCCAGGCATGGTTCAACTGGGAGCAGCAGGCTGTCCATGCCGCTGATTGGTCATATGTCACCATCACCGAGAGATGTCCCACGGCCAACTCTACGATGGTCGCTTTTGAGGCCGATGCTTGGGAGGCAGGATTGGATGCCGAGATCTCCAACCAGGGTCTGATGCGACAGTGGTTGAACCAGATCCTCACTGATGGCCTGAGCCGCGATGCTAT CGTCTTTCCCGCTCACGGCAAGGTGACTCCCCTGTCTGAGCTGATTAACATCACTGCCTTCCCTTACCCTGATTTTGACGTCACCCACTGGAAGCAGGGGGCGGCTCTGTGCTGA
- a CDS encoding Zn(2)-C6 fungal-type domain-containing protein translates to MSPSGESAVETRLNRTCEGCRRRKIKCIPDPSETDLLSKRCTRCTKLDLDCVFHAPATKRRRRRNETRIRELEQKLEEVQRSVAREQRAELWTPSTSEASTTPASANEQLLAPSRIPATSPARPVSHEIPDQLPAKEDPIARGIIDESLAEELCVQFCTELLPRYPLILPPVPLSWRALQRHRPALFRAMLATASSSFKPSLWKSLFQDAERYVMEQAMIFGRKSLDLIQAALVLATWSHPPDRFQDLNFGQFVNIAATMVIDLRSSNDKRYQIPSSDSEAAQTGEYLEAARTFSACYLLCSSIAMAFRRPNTLRWGSWVRDCTNILDPRPIAHIGDRRLAAWIRLQRLAEESLTMVGLDEGSSINFSDARTRIILKGGFERVKEWRQNLPDDIMTETLEIHHYMILLNFCEPGLYDNHELQDFRPPYAIHTLPSTDVFTRDSPQFVDARIECLDIAHNLINMFLRLAGDGLRQVPVIVFTRMMYAVVVIIKLEVFNRPSSEVGYMSKGDHMSAIDMLRRILACLATAADGSRFRVPATFHAVLQRLLSRCGESFSRLHMGQDEIIEPLMNLQVDESRHERSITPPAISRPPAPDHQAFAIDPALHNMEVPSFQDPSISFNDLFQSAPDDAAAMMFWNSFLGDGYFPMNPEQGGCDNGMIHY, encoded by the exons ATGAGCCCTTCAGGAGAGAGCGCGGTGGAGACGCGCCTTAACCGCACCTGCGAG GGGTGTAGGAGGCGGAAGATTAAGTGCATTCCAGACCCCTCCGAGACGGACCTGTTGTCCAAGAGATGCACTCGATGCACCAAGCTGGACCTTGACTGTGTGTTCCACGCTCCTGCGACAAAGAGGAGACGAAGACGCAACGAGACGCGGATTCGCGAGCTTGAGCAGAAGCTTGAGGAGGTTCAGCGATCTGTTGCGAGAGAGCAGAGAGCGGAACTTTGGACCCCTTCGACTTCGGAAGCTTCGACGACTCCGGCAAGCGCCAATGAACAATTGCTGGCTCCCAGTCGAATTCCGGCCACATCCCCAGCACGCCCCGTGTCCCACGAGATCCCCGACCAACTGCCTGCCAAGGAGGACCCCATTGCTCGGGGAATTATCGATGAATCACTAGCTGAAGAGCTGTGTGTTCAATTCTGCACTGAGCTCCTACCGCGATACCCCCTGATTCTACCCCCGGTTCCCCTCTCTTGGCGCGCCCTGCAACGGCATCGCCCAGCGCTCTTCCGGGCGATGTTGGCAACGGCTTCCAGCAGTTTCAAACCGAGTCTCTGGAAATCATTATTCCAAGATGCGGAGAGATATGTCATGGAGCAGGCCATGATATTTGGTCGGAAATCGCTCGATCTCATCCAGGCAGCGTTGGTTCTCGCGACCTGGAGTCATCCTCCAGATAGGTTCCAAGACCTCAATTTTGGCCAGTTTGTCAATATTGCGGCGACTATGGTGATTGACTTGCGGTCTTCGAATGATAAGCGGTATCAAATTCCGTCCTCTGATAGCGAGGCTGCACAGACTGGGGAGTATCTTGAGGCCGCGAGAACGTTTTCTGCTTGCTACCTGCTCTGCTCCAG TATTGCAATGGCGTTTCGTCGACCAAATACCCTTCGTTGGGGATCGTGGGTCAGGGACTGCACAAATATCCTGGATCCTCGGCCCATCGCCCACATTGGCGACCGTCGCCTCGCAGCATGGATTAGACTGCAGAGGCTCGCCGAAGAGAGCCTCACGATGGTTGGATTAGACGAGGGCTCATCGATCAACTTTTCAGACGCACGCACTCGTATCATTCTCAAGGGAGGTTTCGAGCGAGTCAAGGAATGGAGGCAAAATCTCCCCGACGACATCATGACTG AAACCCTTGAAATACATCACTACATGATCCTCCTCAACTTTTGTGAACCCGGTCTCTACGACAACCACGAACTCCAAGACTTTCGACCACCGTACGCCATCCACACGTTGCCCTCCACAGACGTCTTTACACGAGACTCGCCGCAGTTTGTCGACGCACGGATAGAGTGTCTAGACATTGCACACAACCTCATCAACATGTTCCTCCGCCTCGCGGGTGACGGCCTACGGCAAGTGCCTGTGATTGTGTTTACGAGAATGATGTACGCGGTTGTTGTCATCATCAAGCTAGAGGTGTTTAACAGGCCTTCTTCTGAGGTGGGATACATGTCGAAGGGGGATCATATGTCTGCGATAGACATGCTTCGTCGCATACTTGCGTGTCTCGCGACTGCAGCTGATGGATCGCGGTTCCGTGTTCCAGCCACGTTCCATGCCGTGCTTCAGAGGCTGTTGAGTCGATGTGGAGAGAGTTTCTCGCGCCTACATATGGGGCAGGATGAAATAATAGAACCCTTGATGAACCTCCAAGTCGACGAGTCAAGACACGAACGATCCATCACTCCTCCCGCCATTTCGAGACCACCGGCACCAGATCATCAAGCATTTGCTATTGACCCCGCGCTTCACAACATGGAGGTTCCTTCATTCCAGGATCCATCGATCTCATTCAACGATTTGTTTCAAAGTGCCCCGGATGATGCCGCGGCCATGATGTTCTGGAATAGTTTCCTCGGGGATGGGTATTTCCCGATGAACCCCGAGCAAGGAGGATGTGATAATGGCATGATACACTACTAG
- a CDS encoding Beta-lactamase domain-containing protein, producing the protein MRTFSLSLLSLALSSLGQSLPTEECPILGPVLPSGFDLSRNKAFKDAKSAFPKAIEALFDAGVLNDTQTAFAIDVFSTATNESLYSYYHTGKELKSTLTTGELDDGTIFRIGSVSKIYTVYSILAHAGLEIFNHPVTFYVPELLGNAGSDPLSKIKWEDVTVGTLAAQQGGTGGVPLEAVTCHGSSKGCTTEDFLAIMKDKKHPVALPFRASLYSDAGFALLGVVLQRITGLTYNDAIQAALAAPLGLNSSTTFEPNDHDVNALILPGSPAESSWGFDNQVTAPSGGIYASAADLRRLGVSILESQLLSPRTTRQWLKPLGGTASLTYAVGAPWEINRLTLPVTPGSNRTRVSDLYTKLGGNAGYAAVFALSPDHEIGFSVLVAGPTAVSDRIPLRDVVGTVFVPAAEHAAVENAGVNYAGVFVDESDATSNLTLTIDKGHPGLGLESWNVNGVDWRANLTLPGADPILAASQTIRLYPLGPETEEKSSSGDTRRIAFRSVAQIKPISPRAEVEGGEGMFDNGCQTWFDVGFWDSLDEFVFEVVDGKVVSVENAITQQVLKRVSE; encoded by the exons ATGAGGACCTTTTCCTTGTCACTACTCTCCCTTGCTTTGAGCTCCCTTGGGCAGAGCCTCCCGACTGAAGAATGCCCTATTCTCGGCCCCGTGCTCCCTTCAGGCTTCGACCTTTCAAGAAACAAAGCCTTTAAAGACGCCAAGTCCGCATTCCCTAAAGCCATCGAGGCCCTCTTTGATGCTGGTGTCTTGAACGACACCCAAACCGCCTTCGCCATCGACGTCTTCTCGACTGCGACCAACGAATCCCTCTATAGCTATTACCATACCGGAAAGGAACTGAAGAGTACCTTGACTACGGGCGAGCTCGATGACGGAACAATATTTCGTATTGGAAGTGTTTCCAAGATCTATACCGTCTACTCCATCTTGGCCCACGCTGGTCTGGAGATTTTCAACCATCCTGTCACTTTCTACGTGCCGGAACTTCTTGGAAATGCGGGAAGCGACCCTCTGAGCAAGATCAAGTGGGAAGATGTCACTGTTGGCACTCTTGCTGCGCAGCAGGGAGGTACCGGAGGAGTTC CCCTGGAGGCTGTTACGTGTCATGGTTCATCCAAGGGTTGCACCACTGAAG ACTTCCTCGCTATcatgaaggacaagaagcatCCTGTCGCTCTTCCATTCCGAGCCTCCCTCTATTCAGATGCTGGATTCGCCCTTCTCGGAGTTGTGTTGCAACGAATTACCGGACTTACCTACAATGATGCGATCCAGGCTGCCCTTGCTGCCCCTCTCGGACTCAACAGCTCCACCACATTCGAGCCCAACGACCATGATGTCAATGCTCTGATTCTCCCAGGCTCACCGGCCGAGTCTTCGTGGGGCTTTGATAACCAAGTCACCGCTCC TTCAGGTGGCATCTACGCCAGCGCAGCCGATCTTCGAAGACTCGGTGTTTCCATCCTCGAATCCCAGCTCCTCTCCCCGCGTACGACGCGACAGTGGCTGAAGCCCCTCGGTGGCACTGCATCCCTGACATACGCCGTCGGGGCACCCTGGGAGATCAACCGCCTCACGCTGCCAGTCACTCCCGGCTCCAACCGCACCCGCGTTTCTGACCTGTACACCAAGCTTGGTGGAAATGCTGGCTACGCTGCTGTCTTTGCCCTGTCGCCCGACCATGAAATTGGATTCTCCGTGCTTGTGGCTGGTCCTACTGCTGTTTCTGACCGTATCCCCCTCCGCGACGTTGTGGGAACCGTATTCGTGCCAGCTGCCGAACACGCCGCCGTTGAGAACGCCGGTGTCAACTACGCCGGTGTCTTTGTTGATGAATCCGACGCGACCTCGAACCTCACCTTGACTATCGACAAGGGCCACCCAGGACTTGGCTTGGAGTCGTGGAATGTCAACGGTGTTGACTGGCGAGCCAACCTGACCTTGCCTGGGGCTGATCCGATCCTTGCAGCCAGCCAAACAATCCGCCTCTATCCCCTCGGTCCCGAGACAGAGGAAAAGTCTTCGTCTGGTGACACTCGACGTATCGCATTCCGCTCAGTTGCCCAGATCAAGCCCATCAGCCCACGAGCCGAGGTCGAAGGAGGTGAAGGCATGTTCGACAACGGATGCCAGACGTGGTTTGATGTTGGATTCTGGGACTCGCTGGATGAGTTTGTCTTTGAGGTTGTTGACGGAAAGGTGGTGAGCGTGGAGAACGCGATTACGCAGCAGGTGCTGAAGAGGGTGAGTGAATAA